The following coding sequences lie in one Arachis ipaensis cultivar K30076 chromosome B03, Araip1.1, whole genome shotgun sequence genomic window:
- the LOC107629747 gene encoding pentatricopeptide repeat-containing protein At5g47360 has product MPQFANSRFYSCLLQHRLKALPFSTQQEGMASVSDTLYGHLKDKNYGSVERSLSKFKPKLDSRCVMEVMSRCYPQDPQLGLRFFIWAGFQSGYRHSAYMYRKACKLLGIDKNPSIVCDVIGSYENEGCFVNVNMFRVVFKLCKEAELCDVALWVFRKLGSFSMRADTVMYNVVISLCCKKGEIEMAGVLMREMSVNGLHPDSITYMAIIEGLCDAGQLDDAYSVLEVMRLDGCSPSSVVLSAVLDGFCRSGSMERALKLLDEMEKEGGNRSPNVVTYTSVIQSFCKRGQHAEAFDILDRMKAHGCRANHVAVFIILESLCAEGHLEEAHRLIDKFVEEHDVSYGQCYSSFVVSLIKIRQLDEAEKLFRKMLAGKIKPDTFSCSLLLKELCMKGRLLNGFYLLDEIENMGYLYSIDIDIYFILLIGLCRSNHLIEAAKLARIMLKKSVPLRRPNAYSALNILSKYGEQDLVNQLLGMQKRFR; this is encoded by the coding sequence ATGCCCCAGTTTGCAAACTCCCGTTTTTACTCATGCCTTCTGCAGCACAGGCTTAAAGCCCTTCCTTTCTCCACCCAACAAGAGGGTATGGCTTCTGTTTCTGATACCCTTTATGGACACTTAAAAGACAAGAACTATGGCAGTGTTGAAAGGTCTTTGTCGAAGTTTAAGCCCAAGCTTGATTCTAGATGTGTCATGGAAGTGATGAGTAGATGCTATCCTCAGGATCCTCAGTTGGGTCTAAGGTTCTTCATTTGGGCTGGTTTTCAATCTGGGTATAGGCATAGTGCTTACATGtacagaaaagcatgcaagttGCTTGGGATTGATAAGAATCCTAGCATTGTTTGTGACGTTATTGGGTCTTATGAGAATGAAGGGTGTTTTGTCAATGTCAACATGTTCAGGGTGGTTTTTAAACTATGTAAAGAAGCCGAACTTTGTGATGTGGCTTTGTGGGTGTTTAGAAAATTGGGGAGCTTTAGCATGCGTGCAGATACTGTGATGTATAATGTGGTCATAAGTTTGTGTTGCAAAAAAGGTGAGATTGAAATGGCTGGTGTGTTGATGAGGGAGATGAGTGTGAATGGACTTCATCCTGATTCGATTACATATATGGCGATAATTGAGGGGCTTTGTGATGCTGGTCAACTGGATGATGCTTATTCTGTTCTTGAGGTTATGAGGTTAGATGGATGTTCGCCCAGTTCAGTGGTTCTATCTGCTGTTTTGGATGGATTTTGTAGGTCTGGATCTATGGAAAGAGCATTGAAATTATTGGATGAAATGGAGAAAGAGGGTGGGAATCGTAGTCCAAATGTTGTCACTTATACATCTGTGATTCAGAGCTTTTGTAAGAGAGGTCAGCATGCAGAAGCATTTGATATTTTGGATAGAATGAAAGCTCACGGGTGCCGTGCAAATCATGTTGCTGTTTTTATCATTCTTGAAAGCCTTTGTGCTGAGGGTCATCTGGAAGAAGCTCATAGGTTGATTGATAAATTTGTGGAGGAACATGATGTTTCATATGGTCAATGCTACAGTTCATTTGTGGTTTCTTTGATAAAGATTAGACAACTTGATGAAGCAGAGAAGCTCTTCAGGAAAATGCTTGCTGGTAAGATAAAACCAGATACTTTCTCTTGCAGCCTTTTGCTGAAGGAACTTTGCATGAAGGGCAGGTTGCTGAACGGATTCTACTTGCTTGATGAAATTGAGAATATGGGATACTTATATTCTATTGACAttgatatttattttattcttttaattggtCTTTGTCGAAGTAACCACTTGATAGAAGCTGCAAAGCTGGCAAGGATAATGCTTAAGAAATCAGTTCCACTAAGACGTCCGAATGCATATAGTGCACTTAATATTCTTAGTAAGTATGGAGAACAGGATCTTGTGAACCAGTTGTTGGGCATGCAAAAGAGATTTAGATGA